The Coffea arabica cultivar ET-39 chromosome 4e, Coffea Arabica ET-39 HiFi, whole genome shotgun sequence genome includes a window with the following:
- the LOC113741099 gene encoding protein FAR1-RELATED SEQUENCE 5-like yields the protein MDREKGKNAVINLNEEDENCESFSSSEEEFISSETIEKNYPVDDMDEEVMNMVFDSEEDAYEFYNLYGKLTGFGIKKADVKISQDGTVQYRKFACSREGKRHERYYNLAQRIRQPRPETRTGCLACLRIKHDKASEKYVVMNFVKEHNHKMASKSSIPYLWSHRHVTDADYAQVRTMKMAGVKTSQVMKFFAMQCGRYGNVGFVLKDLYNRVDKERRVLIEAGDAKNAIAYFNGRKASDKSFIFEYDVDEESRLKTLFWADYESQLDYKCFGDVLLFDSTYNVNEYHKPLVVFSGVNNHYNTVVFGTALVSGESVEEYEWLLHTLTKVMGGRKPKAVITDGDKAMRRAINNVFPDARHRLCIWHLMKIADAKAKSNVFKSMFGRMMKKAYPIGDLEEEWFAVVGKCGLRQNKWVEKIFEMRLLWAESLLRDTFFAGMRSTQRCEQMNAFLKQYLKKNMRFYESVIIHELALTHLRHTGAKAVYETEDTIVVLAIALQKLEKHASEVYTRNVFFRVKKHLNRQGLYDCYERKETWNGCIFFLKKYADDRTWTVELNRRTLSLKCSCKKMEWKGLPCAHMFRVMLMENMQSIPKSCILKRWTCEAREEADNEVLEGRQEIYAELVQTARFGTMTSICKEMCFFASHMDDGFARVRDIVIKETNNWRRAWVERGFDCGTNGRLAADSKESRLSQYYVKDPERTRAKGDRFIPIKTKLLSVETVG from the coding sequence ATGGATcgggagaaaggaaaaaatgcagtAATAAATTTGAATGAAGAGGACGAGAATTGTGAGTCATTTAGCTCAAGTGAAGAAGAATTCATTTCCTCGGAAACAATAGAAAAAAATTACCCTGTTGATGATATGGATGAAGAAGTGATGAATATGGTATTTGACAGTGAGGAAGATGCATATGAGTTCTACAATTTGTATGGCAAGCTCACTGGTTTTGGCATTAAGAAGGCAGATGTTAAAATTAGTCAAGATGGAACTGTACAGTATAGAAAATTCGCATGTTCTCGGGAAGGAAAAAGGCACGAGAGATATTACAATCTAGCACAGAGGATTAGGCAGCCCAGGCCAGAGACAAGGACAGGATGTCTTGCATGTCTACGCATCAAACATGACAAAGCATCTGAAAAATATGTGGTGATGAATTTCGTGAAAGAACACAATCACAAAATGGCTTCCAAATCAAGCATTCCATATCTATGGTCTCATCGACACGTAACAGATGCCGATTATGCTCAAGTACGAACAATGAAAATGGCAGGGGTGAAAACAAGTCAGGTTATGAAATTTTTTGCAATGCAGTGTGGTAGATATGGTAATGTTGGATTTGTGCTAAAAGACCTATATAACCGTGTCGATAAAGAAAGGAGAGTCTTGATTGAGGCTGGGGATGCAAAAAATGCAATTGCATATTTCAATGGGAGGAAGGCCAGTGACAAATCATTCATCTTTGAATATGATGTGGACGAAGAATCAAGGTTGAAGACCCTTTTCTGGGCAGATTATGAGTCCCAATTGGATTATAAATGTTTTGGTGATGTTCTATTATTTGATTCGACTTATAATGTCAACGAGTATCATAAGCCACTCGTTGTATTTTCTGGAGTGAACAATCATTATAATACTGTTGTATTCGGTACAGCCTTGGTATCGGGTGAGAGTGTTGAAGAATATGAGTGGCTCCTTCACACATTAACCAAAGTTATGGGAGGACGAAAGCCAAAGGCCGTGATAACAGATGGGGACAAAGCAATGAGGAGGGCAATAAATAATGTGTTCCCAGATGCTCGACATAGATTATGCATTTGGCATTTGATGAAAATTGCAGACGCTAAAGCCAAATCAAATGTATTCAAGTCAATGTTCGGTAGGATGATGAAAAAGGCGTACCCCATTGGTGACTTGGAGGAAGAGTGGTTTGCTGTTGTGGGTAAATGCGGACTCCGCCAAAATAAATGGGTGGAAAAGATTTTCGAAATGAGGTTGCTATGGGCTGAATCGTTGCTTCGTGATACTTTTTTTGCTGGAATGCGAAGCACTCAAAGGTGCGAACAAATGAATGCTTTTCTTAAACAGTATTTGAAGAAGAACATGCGATTTTATGAGTCAGTCATCATCCATGAGTTGGCTCTTACTCACTTGAGGCATACTGGGGCCAAGGCAGTTTATGAGACAGAAGATACAATAGTGGTTTTGGCAATTGCATTACAAAAGTTGGAGAAGCATGCATCCGAAGTGTATACTCGAAATGTTTTCTTTCGGGTAAAGAAGCACCTTAACAGACAAGGCCTATATGATTGTTATGAACGGAAAGAAACTTGGAATGGCTgcatattttttctcaaaaagtATGCCGATGACAGAACATGGACCGTAGAGCTCAATCGAAGGACCCTATCATTAAAGTGCTCGTGCAAGAAAATGGAATGGAAAGGGTTACCATGCGCACACATGTTTCGTGTAATGCTGATGGAAAACATGCAATCAATACCAAAATCCTGCATTTTAAAAAGATGGACATGCGAGGCCAGAGAGGAGGCGGATAATGAAGTTCTTGAAGGGAGGCAGGAGATATATGCTGAGTTGGTTCAAACTGCAAGATTTGGAACGATGACATCAATTTGCAAGGAAATGTGTTTCTTTGCATCCCATATGGATGATGGATTTGCTCGTGTACGAGATATTGTTATAAAGGAGACTAATAATTGGAGGAGAGCTTGGGTGGAGCGTGGATTTGATTGTGGCACTAATGGAAGGTTAGCTGCGGATTCAAAAGAGTCACGCTTAAGCCAATATTATGTGAAGGACCCCGAGAGGACAAGAGCTAAAGGTGACCGGTTCATACCAATAAAAACAAAGCTGCTAAGTGTGGAAACTGTGGGTTAG